Proteins from a single region of Chryseomicrobium sp. FSL W7-1435:
- a CDS encoding ABC transporter permease subunit produces the protein MNQFSVLALKEWREVVRSFKWLWIPIVFILLGIMEPIITYFLPQILESAGNMPDGAVFQLPEMTPEQIFLSTIGQYQFIGMLVVAFAFSGMVAKERKSGTAAFLYVRPLSYTSYILSKWAVSSAVLLGSFLLGVSASAYYIMLLFGEFSFTNFLGLIGVYSVWIVLAISLTLLMSALFNPGIATAASLFLIVFFPMIDGLIFRYWPYTPWKLANYSAMIMVEETTTHDVLWTVGIAVLLITLCVTLSILIARKRSANVTI, from the coding sequence ATGAATCAGTTTTCCGTTTTGGCTTTAAAAGAATGGAGAGAAGTTGTCCGTAGTTTTAAATGGCTTTGGATTCCTATTGTGTTTATTTTATTGGGTATCATGGAACCGATCATTACTTATTTTCTACCTCAAATTTTAGAGTCTGCAGGAAATATGCCAGACGGCGCCGTCTTTCAACTTCCTGAGATGACACCTGAACAAATCTTCTTATCTACTATTGGTCAGTATCAGTTTATTGGGATGCTTGTTGTAGCTTTTGCATTTTCGGGAATGGTTGCCAAGGAGAGAAAGAGTGGAACAGCCGCGTTTTTATATGTTCGTCCATTATCGTATACTTCTTACATACTTAGTAAATGGGCAGTCAGCAGTGCTGTTTTACTGGGGAGTTTCCTGCTTGGTGTTAGTGCCAGCGCGTATTACATTATGCTGTTATTTGGTGAATTTTCATTTACGAACTTTCTAGGACTCATTGGCGTCTATTCAGTATGGATTGTGTTGGCTATTAGCCTTACCCTTCTAATGAGTGCGCTATTCAATCCTGGGATAGCCACAGCAGCATCACTATTCTTAATTGTCTTCTTTCCAATGATTGACGGACTTATTTTTAGATATTGGCCCTATACACCTTGGAAACTGGCTAATTACTCCGCTATGATTATGGTGGAAGAAACGACCACTCATGACGTTTTATGGACAGTAGGTATTGCTGTACTTTTAATAACGCTATGCGTTACGCTATCCATACTTATCGCACGCAAACGCTCTGCAAATGTCACAATCTAG
- a CDS encoding ABC transporter ATP-binding protein translates to MSGHIHIEHLTKRFGSEVAVDDVSFSLAPCTATALIGPNGAGKTTTLSMLTKLLEPTSGSILVDGQSNQDFREKMGFLSQYPKFYSWMNSLEYLEMAARLSGVPSKTARIESEKALAFVGLGDAMKKKIGGFSGGMRQRLGLAQAIVHKPTFLFLDEPVSALDPIGRREMLNLIKELQQSTTILYSTHILNDAQEMTDQLLFMRQGKLIEQGSLTAIQKKYEEAHYEVHFTSVEDAASFVDASPLPARQEQHIAYVAINEEKPVMQDVLAQLVLEKSVVTKVERSRASLEEIFLKVVNGR, encoded by the coding sequence ATGAGTGGACATATTCACATTGAACACTTAACGAAACGGTTTGGTTCTGAAGTAGCGGTTGATGATGTCAGCTTCTCATTGGCTCCTTGCACTGCTACGGCTCTTATCGGACCGAATGGAGCTGGGAAGACGACTACCTTATCGATGTTAACTAAACTTCTTGAACCAACATCTGGCTCCATTTTAGTGGATGGCCAATCCAATCAAGATTTTCGTGAAAAGATGGGATTCCTCTCTCAATATCCGAAGTTCTACAGCTGGATGAATTCGTTAGAGTATTTGGAGATGGCTGCTAGGTTAAGTGGAGTACCTTCTAAGACTGCGCGTATCGAATCTGAGAAAGCTTTAGCATTTGTGGGACTTGGAGATGCGATGAAAAAGAAAATTGGAGGTTTCTCAGGAGGTATGCGTCAACGCCTAGGATTGGCACAAGCTATTGTACACAAACCAACTTTCTTATTTTTAGACGAACCTGTTTCAGCGCTTGACCCTATTGGTCGAAGAGAAATGTTGAATCTGATCAAAGAGCTTCAGCAGTCAACGACCATTTTGTATTCTACGCACATTTTAAACGATGCTCAGGAAATGACGGATCAATTGCTATTTATGCGTCAAGGAAAGCTGATTGAACAGGGCTCTTTAACAGCCATTCAGAAAAAATATGAAGAAGCGCATTATGAAGTTCACTTTACCTCAGTAGAAGATGCAGCGAGCTTTGTTGATGCCTCGCCATTACCCGCTCGTCAAGAGCAGCACATTGCTTACGTAGCTATTAATGAAGAGAAACCCGTTATGCAGGACGTATTGGCTCAACTTGTCCTGGAAAAAAGCGTGGTTACTAAAGTCGAGCGGTCACGTGCAAGTCTAGAAGAAATCTTCTTGAAGGTGGTGAATGGACGATGA
- a CDS encoding CBS domain-containing protein, which translates to MGQQQKERNSDRFISAYNRIDQEMKELAGAKEHSSFFRLIDMAKKKSAVIRRYEADLREYGDLRNAIIHHRTSTEFVIAEPHDDVVAKMEEIEQALLHPNSVGEIFQGDVLTFQFGDSLSHALKVIREKKFNQFPVYLGSEFKGLVTPVGITRFLASTIQEEAVSLRKTTLKDILVHENHRDNHRFISAATSAYVAEEMFKSELTHGHRLEALLVTEDGTPGTKLLGIVTPVDILKIN; encoded by the coding sequence ATGGGGCAACAACAAAAAGAACGCAATTCAGACCGCTTTATATCAGCATATAATCGTATTGATCAAGAAATGAAAGAACTGGCTGGTGCTAAGGAGCATTCTTCTTTTTTCCGCCTAATTGATATGGCGAAGAAAAAAAGTGCCGTTATTCGTCGTTATGAGGCAGATTTACGGGAATATGGTGACTTGCGTAATGCGATTATCCATCACCGGACTTCTACTGAATTTGTGATAGCAGAACCCCATGATGATGTGGTTGCGAAGATGGAGGAGATCGAACAGGCCTTGTTGCACCCGAATTCTGTAGGTGAAATTTTTCAGGGAGATGTTTTGACCTTTCAATTTGGAGATTCCCTTAGTCACGCGCTAAAGGTGATCCGCGAAAAGAAATTCAATCAATTTCCGGTCTACTTAGGGTCGGAGTTTAAAGGACTTGTTACACCAGTAGGAATCACAAGATTTTTGGCGAGTACGATTCAAGAGGAAGCAGTATCACTTCGTAAAACAACATTGAAAGATATTTTAGTTCACGAAAATCATCGAGACAATCATCGTTTTATCAGTGCAGCCACTTCTGCCTATGTGGCGGAAGAAATGTTTAAGAGCGAGCTAACCCATGGTCACCGACTTGAAGCGCTATTAGTTACAGAGGACGGTACGCCTGGTACTAAATTGCTCGGAATTGTTACACCAGTCGACATATTAAAGATCAATTAG